A window of Fluoribacter dumoffii NY 23 contains these coding sequences:
- the pilW gene encoding type IV pilus biogenesis/stability protein PilW gives MTCLLLQACTHDKESEEQNFKKPNLSKAASYNVQLGLGYLKQGDRPRAKKKLITALEQEPTSPDVNSAMAYYFEQTKELDQAEKYYIKALSLSGNAGAQLNNYGAFLCRQGDYKKAESYFLKAVSDLKYVHTAGAYENAGLCALSVPNEDKAKIYFAKALNQDPSRKVSFYELLKLEVKAGNDTEAFTMVQKHPELVLNDKVLLSLAKEASEKVGQHAIAAEYEQNINNLNSNIDNSGVNNEYNNHAG, from the coding sequence ATGACTTGTCTTCTATTGCAGGCATGCACCCATGATAAAGAAAGTGAAGAGCAAAATTTTAAAAAACCAAATCTCAGTAAGGCTGCATCCTATAATGTTCAGCTAGGGTTGGGTTATTTAAAACAAGGCGATAGACCGAGAGCGAAAAAAAAGCTTATCACTGCATTGGAACAAGAACCGACATCACCTGATGTGAATTCAGCAATGGCATATTACTTCGAGCAAACCAAAGAGTTGGACCAGGCCGAGAAGTATTATATAAAGGCTCTCTCATTATCAGGAAATGCAGGTGCACAGCTCAATAATTATGGGGCTTTTTTATGCAGGCAAGGTGATTACAAAAAAGCTGAATCTTACTTTTTGAAAGCGGTGAGCGACCTAAAATATGTGCATACAGCAGGAGCCTATGAAAATGCAGGCCTTTGCGCCTTATCAGTTCCAAATGAAGATAAAGCTAAAATTTATTTTGCAAAAGCGTTAAATCAGGATCCCTCTCGCAAGGTTTCGTTTTATGAGTTATTAAAACTTGAAGTGAAAGCCGGGAATGATACAGAGGCATTTACCATGGTACAAAAGCATCCTGAATTAGTTCTAAACGATAAAGTGCTGTTATCTTTGGCTAAAGAAGCATCTGAAAAAGTCGGACAGCATGCTATAGCTGCAGAATATGAACAAAACATCAATAATTTGAATTCCAATATCGATAATAGTGGAGTAAATAATGAATACAACAACCACGCTGGATGA
- a CDS encoding bifunctional tRNA (adenosine(37)-C2)-methyltransferase TrmG/ribosomal RNA large subunit methyltransferase RlmN: protein MTVQKVNLLDYNYQQMRELLDSWGEKPYRAQQIIQWIHQTGLSDFTEMTNLSKQLREKLAQRAHIKLPEIIACQKSSDGTHKWLLKLDCGNCIETVFIPEATRGTLCVSSQVGCALNCSFCSTAKQGFNRNLSTAEIIGQVWLAVRELSLEEGVHDKRVTNVVMMGMGEPLLNFDNVVSAMSIMMDDFAYGLSKRRVTLSTSGVLPELQRLREVSPVALAVSLHAPNDELRNELVPINKKYPLSQLMALCKTYFKNEPRRKVTFEYVMLKGVNDQPEHANQLIKLLRNIPAKVNLIPFNPFPMTHYERSSQEAIDAFRDKLIAHGINTITRKTRGDDIDAACGQLAGEVMDRTSRSQRWKKLHFIPMDGQKQATE from the coding sequence ATGACTGTACAAAAAGTAAATTTGCTGGATTACAATTACCAACAAATGCGGGAATTACTGGACAGCTGGGGTGAGAAACCTTACCGGGCCCAACAGATAATCCAGTGGATTCATCAGACAGGTTTATCTGATTTCACCGAAATGACTAACTTAAGCAAGCAGTTAAGAGAAAAGCTTGCGCAACGCGCACATATTAAATTACCGGAAATAATCGCTTGCCAAAAATCCAGCGATGGAACCCATAAATGGCTTTTAAAACTGGATTGCGGGAATTGTATTGAGACCGTATTCATCCCAGAAGCAACCCGTGGAACTCTATGTGTCTCCTCACAAGTTGGATGTGCCTTGAATTGTTCCTTTTGCTCCACTGCAAAACAAGGTTTTAACCGAAATTTATCCACTGCCGAAATTATTGGCCAGGTTTGGTTGGCTGTACGTGAGTTGTCGCTTGAAGAGGGAGTGCATGATAAAAGAGTAACCAATGTGGTGATGATGGGAATGGGAGAGCCGTTGCTGAATTTTGATAATGTAGTATCGGCAATGAGCATCATGATGGACGATTTTGCATATGGTCTTTCCAAGCGCCGCGTTACTCTAAGTACTTCTGGAGTATTGCCTGAGCTGCAGCGATTAAGAGAGGTCAGCCCGGTAGCACTAGCTGTTTCCTTGCATGCACCCAATGATGAGTTGAGGAATGAACTTGTTCCTATAAATAAAAAATATCCCCTGTCGCAGCTAATGGCCCTGTGTAAAACCTATTTTAAAAACGAACCCCGTAGAAAAGTAACTTTTGAGTACGTCATGCTAAAAGGGGTTAACGATCAACCAGAACACGCAAATCAATTGATAAAATTGCTGCGTAATATTCCAGCAAAAGTGAATTTAATTCCTTTTAATCCTTTTCCAATGACTCATTATGAACGTTCATCACAGGAAGCAATTGATGCATTTAGAGATAAATTAATAGCCCATGGTATTAATACAATTACTCGAAAAACTCGTGGTGATGATATTGATGCTGCCTGTGGTCAATTGGCCGGCGAAGTTATGGATAGAACAAGTCGCTCTCAAAGATGGAAAAAATTGCATTTTATTCCTATGGACGGTCAGAAGCAGGCAACAGAATAA
- the ndk gene encoding nucleoside-diphosphate kinase, with protein MAKETTLSIIKPDAVAKSVIGQIYSRFESAGLNIIAAKMMQLSREQAENFYDIHRARPFFKDLVEFMISGPVMIQVLEGENAVMKNREIMGATNPKEAAAGTIRADFADSIDANAVHGSDSLENAAREIAFFFEPHEICER; from the coding sequence ATGGCAAAAGAAACAACATTGTCAATTATTAAGCCTGACGCAGTTGCTAAATCAGTTATAGGTCAAATATATTCTCGTTTCGAGAGTGCTGGTCTTAACATAATCGCTGCAAAAATGATGCAGCTTTCTCGTGAACAAGCAGAAAACTTTTATGATATTCATCGTGCTCGCCCTTTCTTCAAAGACTTGGTAGAGTTCATGATTTCTGGTCCAGTAATGATTCAGGTATTAGAAGGCGAAAACGCGGTTATGAAAAACCGTGAAATTATGGGAGCTACCAATCCTAAAGAAGCTGCTGCTGGAACTATCCGTGCAGATTTTGCTGACAGTATAGATGCTAATGCGGTGCATGGCTCTGACAGCCTTGAAAATGCAGCTCGTGAAATTGCCTTTTTCTTCGAGCCACACGAGATTTGTGAGCGATAA
- a CDS encoding tRNA-(ms[2]io[6]A)-hydroxylase — translation MLKRLDIDLQLLNDFLQVKTPQAWLDYAANNIPLLLIDHAHCERKAAATAINFISKYPEKKELVEVMSPLAREELLHFEKVLNFMTQKGIPFSPLQPSGYATQMHKQVTSRNVLQRLCDQLIIGAIIEARSCERFHAIIPYLNDPDLIKFYTTLIKSEARHFEDYLRLAKLYGGDIEQRLKLFLSLENNFILGTDAVFRFHSGIPQA, via the coding sequence ATGTTAAAACGATTAGATATTGATTTACAATTATTAAATGATTTTCTTCAAGTAAAAACTCCTCAGGCGTGGCTGGATTATGCAGCGAATAATATTCCTTTGCTGTTAATCGACCATGCCCATTGTGAACGCAAGGCTGCAGCAACTGCTATCAACTTTATCAGCAAATATCCTGAAAAAAAGGAATTGGTTGAAGTCATGTCTCCCTTAGCCCGTGAAGAGTTGCTTCACTTTGAAAAAGTCTTGAATTTTATGACACAAAAAGGCATACCCTTCAGTCCCCTGCAACCTTCAGGCTATGCGACCCAGATGCATAAACAGGTTACAAGCCGGAATGTCCTCCAGCGTCTATGTGATCAGCTTATTATTGGTGCCATTATTGAAGCACGGTCTTGTGAACGTTTCCATGCAATTATCCCCTACCTTAACGATCCGGACTTGATAAAATTTTACACCACTTTGATTAAATCAGAAGCCCGACATTTTGAGGATTACCTGCGTCTTGCAAAATTATATGGCGGTGATATAGAACAGCGGTTGAAGTTGTTTTTATCACTGGAAAATAATTTTATTTTAGGTACTGATGCGGTATTTCGCTTCCATAGCGGAATACCGCAAGCCTAG
- a CDS encoding UDP-2,3-diacylglucosamine diphosphatase, which produces MIEAVFISDLHLHPEEQAIQERFNEFLKWAEGSVKTIYILGDFFHAWAGDDTLNEWSKGIANQLFSLTQQGIKLFYMHGNRDFLLGRNFAKLAGWTTLSEPTIIQLGQEKTLLVHGDRYCIKDIAHQRFRLITRNKLFSALFLSLPVKYRERLVKKVRYRSQMNQSKTAEEMDVVAEEVIQHMGRYQTTQLIHGHTHKPGIYFYQNNTQKLTSYVLSDWDDKPQLLCYHHTKGLYFVHL; this is translated from the coding sequence ATGATAGAAGCTGTTTTTATTTCTGATCTTCATTTGCATCCGGAAGAGCAGGCTATTCAGGAACGTTTTAATGAATTTCTGAAATGGGCAGAAGGTTCTGTGAAAACTATTTATATCCTTGGGGATTTTTTTCACGCTTGGGCAGGGGACGACACCCTAAATGAATGGAGCAAGGGTATAGCTAATCAGTTATTTTCCTTGACACAACAAGGGATTAAATTGTTTTATATGCATGGCAACCGTGATTTCCTGTTGGGAAGAAACTTTGCAAAGCTTGCGGGATGGACTACCTTATCAGAACCCACAATTATTCAATTGGGTCAGGAAAAAACCCTGCTAGTGCATGGTGATCGATATTGTATTAAAGATATCGCACATCAACGATTTCGGTTGATAACCCGCAACAAACTCTTTTCTGCCTTATTTTTAAGTTTACCTGTAAAATATCGTGAGCGTTTAGTTAAGAAAGTACGTTATCGCAGTCAGATGAATCAAAGTAAAACCGCAGAGGAAATGGATGTGGTAGCTGAGGAAGTGATTCAGCATATGGGACGTTATCAAACGACTCAATTAATTCATGGTCATACACATAAACCAGGAATATATTTTTATCAAAATAATACCCAAAAATTAACGTCTTATGTCCTCAGTGATTGGGATGACAAACCCCAGCTATTGTGTTATCATCATACAAAGGGGCTTTATTTTGTCCATTTGTGA
- the minC gene encoding septum site-determining protein MinC translates to MSENTTQAQAFKLKGRLYTFTVLHVLSTEPEIFLHQLDDTVAKAPKLFEHTPIVFDLSSVHQLEFDLQSLLQMARAHGMIPVAIQGGSAVHNTLAQCHGLAVLHASSTQDKPIIERPIENNHYETTKPLTKLITTPVRSGQQVVAKGGDLVIASSVSHGAELLADGCIHVYGALRGRALAGISGDKEARIFCQSLEAELVSIAGFYRLSDAIEPHNGPCQIYLMDEHIHIEPL, encoded by the coding sequence ATGAGTGAAAATACAACCCAAGCTCAAGCATTTAAATTAAAAGGGCGTCTTTATACGTTTACTGTACTCCATGTTTTAAGTACAGAACCCGAAATTTTTTTGCATCAACTGGATGATACAGTTGCCAAAGCGCCGAAATTATTTGAGCATACTCCCATTGTTTTTGATTTGTCTTCAGTTCATCAACTGGAATTTGATTTGCAATCTTTATTGCAGATGGCGCGTGCTCATGGGATGATTCCTGTTGCTATCCAGGGAGGAAGTGCAGTACATAATACTTTGGCTCAATGCCACGGCCTGGCTGTTCTCCATGCCTCATCCACTCAGGATAAACCGATTATCGAACGACCCATTGAAAACAATCATTATGAAACAACAAAGCCATTAACAAAACTCATCACCACACCCGTGCGTTCCGGGCAGCAAGTTGTAGCCAAAGGCGGTGATCTGGTGATTGCTTCTTCAGTAAGCCATGGAGCTGAATTATTGGCAGATGGTTGTATTCATGTCTATGGAGCTTTAAGGGGCCGAGCTTTAGCGGGTATATCAGGGGACAAGGAAGCAAGGATTTTTTGTCAGTCTCTTGAGGCTGAGTTAGTGTCAATTGCAGGATTTTATCGCTTGAGTGATGCTATTGAACCGCATAACGGACCTTGTCAAATTTATTTAATGGATGAACACATACATATTGAGCCTTTATGA
- a CDS encoding AMP-binding protein: MDKRWFEQYQKGVPHEIDSSQYSSLVDLFKESCKRYAKKTSYINMGSGITFNQLDEMSRDFAAYLQQLKLPKGTRIAIMLPNVLQYPVALFGILRAGYVVVNTNPLYTTDELVHQMNDSGAEAIIVLANFAKTVEKSLNSIPTLKHVIVTEIGDLFSTPKRIIVNAVIKYIKKMVPAYSIPHAVSFNYVLLEGKQATYHPVELNHDDIAFLQYTGGTTGVAKGAILTHGNMVSNVLQADAWIKPIGLNGDEVIVTAIPLYHVFSLTANCLTYMKEGAKNVLITNPRDLDHFIKEIKNVRFSAITGVNTLFNALLNHPKFKEVDFSRLKISLAGGMALQKSVALKWLEVTKTPVLEAYGLTETSPAAIINPMNLVEYNGSVGLPLPSTDVLILDDDENEVPVGTSGEVCIKGPQVTPGYWKRPDETALVFTKNGYLKTGDIGKMDEEGFIYLVDRKKDMLLVSGFNVYPNEVEQVISMHPGVLEVGVVGIVDKESGERVKACVVKKDPNLTAEQIIAYCREHLTAYKVPKVVEFYDELPKTNVGKILRRALKESSASPSLPEKKPAVAIN, from the coding sequence GTGGATAAACGGTGGTTTGAACAATATCAGAAAGGAGTTCCGCATGAAATCGACTCAAGTCAATATTCTTCCCTCGTAGATTTATTTAAAGAATCCTGTAAACGTTATGCTAAAAAAACTTCTTACATCAATATGGGAAGTGGTATTACTTTTAATCAACTGGATGAAATGAGTCGGGATTTCGCTGCTTATCTTCAACAGCTGAAATTACCCAAAGGAACTCGGATAGCAATAATGCTCCCCAACGTTCTTCAATACCCAGTAGCCCTTTTTGGAATATTGCGTGCTGGCTATGTTGTTGTTAATACAAACCCTCTTTATACTACAGATGAGCTCGTGCATCAAATGAATGACTCTGGTGCGGAAGCAATTATAGTGCTGGCTAATTTTGCAAAAACCGTGGAAAAGAGTTTAAACTCCATCCCTACTTTGAAACATGTCATTGTCACTGAAATAGGCGACTTATTCTCTACCCCCAAACGCATTATTGTCAACGCAGTAATCAAGTACATAAAAAAAATGGTTCCTGCTTATAGCATTCCGCATGCAGTGTCTTTTAATTATGTTTTACTTGAGGGAAAACAGGCAACCTACCATCCAGTTGAATTAAATCACGATGATATCGCATTTTTGCAATATACCGGGGGTACGACAGGCGTAGCAAAAGGGGCTATATTAACCCATGGCAATATGGTCTCCAATGTTCTGCAGGCTGATGCCTGGATCAAACCTATAGGACTGAACGGCGACGAAGTCATCGTTACAGCAATCCCTCTCTACCACGTCTTTTCACTTACTGCTAATTGTTTGACTTATATGAAAGAAGGGGCCAAAAACGTACTCATCACCAATCCCCGAGACCTGGATCATTTTATCAAGGAAATCAAAAACGTTCGTTTTTCAGCTATAACTGGTGTTAATACTTTATTTAATGCTTTATTAAATCATCCTAAATTTAAAGAGGTTGATTTTAGCAGGCTGAAAATTTCTCTTGCCGGAGGGATGGCTTTGCAGAAGAGTGTGGCCCTTAAATGGCTTGAAGTGACCAAAACACCTGTATTAGAGGCTTATGGCTTAACTGAAACCAGCCCTGCTGCAATTATTAATCCAATGAATCTGGTGGAATATAATGGAAGTGTGGGATTGCCCCTTCCTTCTACGGATGTGTTAATTCTGGATGATGATGAGAATGAAGTACCTGTCGGAACAAGTGGTGAGGTATGCATCAAAGGACCACAAGTAACTCCGGGTTATTGGAAGCGTCCTGATGAAACTGCTTTGGTTTTTACTAAAAATGGTTATCTTAAAACCGGTGATATCGGTAAAATGGACGAAGAAGGCTTTATATATTTGGTCGACCGCAAAAAAGACATGCTGCTTGTTTCTGGATTCAATGTTTATCCCAATGAAGTAGAACAAGTAATCTCGATGCATCCGGGTGTATTGGAGGTGGGGGTAGTAGGAATTGTGGATAAGGAATCGGGTGAGCGTGTAAAAGCCTGTGTTGTGAAAAAAGATCCCAATCTTACTGCAGAACAAATTATCGCTTATTGCCGGGAACATTTGACAGCGTATAAGGTTCCCAAAGTAGTTGAATTCTATGACGAACTTCCCAAGACCAATGTGGGCAAAATACTTCGTCGTGCACTTAAAGAGTCCAGTGCATCCCCAAGTCTTCCGGAGAAAAAACCAGCTGTAGCCATAAATTGA
- a CDS encoding NUDIX hydrolase — MELNEFKNKKVAHSAVVVLYERSSDSLILTKRSDQLRSHPGEICFPGGAWEEGDENYYVTALRELQEELGVGPERITLIRELNIQKTLLGNIIHPWFASIESIHPYELNQQEVVRLISISMPLVRDPQNYKDFVIEREGRRYSTCEFTANKDWVWGATARIMRQLAK, encoded by the coding sequence ATGGAATTAAATGAATTTAAAAATAAAAAAGTTGCTCATTCCGCAGTAGTTGTTCTTTATGAGCGCTCATCGGATTCCCTCATTTTGACCAAACGCAGTGATCAATTGCGTTCCCACCCCGGTGAAATTTGTTTTCCAGGGGGGGCATGGGAGGAAGGGGATGAGAATTACTACGTTACAGCGCTTCGGGAGTTACAGGAGGAATTGGGTGTTGGTCCTGAACGCATCACCCTGATTAGAGAGTTAAACATTCAAAAAACGCTCTTGGGAAATATCATTCATCCTTGGTTTGCAAGCATTGAGTCTATTCATCCCTATGAGTTAAATCAACAGGAAGTGGTGCGCCTTATATCCATCTCCATGCCTTTGGTACGAGATCCGCAAAACTATAAAGATTTTGTCATCGAACGCGAGGGGCGCCGATATTCCACTTGTGAATTTACTGCAAATAAAGATTGGGTATGGGGTGCTACAGCCCGGATCATGAGACAATTGGCGAAATAA
- the pabB gene encoding aminodeoxychorismate synthase component I — translation MSQFVLRSLEYPDSLHEYYRKLHHLPGFVLLESTDRSHGRYDILSAYPYELIQVEHNVSDFSSVIKKINQILSPTSSVTYLPFQGGAIGYISYDFGAKLFGIESRMQPTLEDMPLVDLGLYDWAIIVDHHQKSVTLLAANTMQSTPVIIEEVLELWNSISLKSYEAELKTDFFPLISKQDYVEAFSSVYEFLKEGRSYQVNLTQPFHAPYQGDSWAFYEKICKKNPVPFAGFLRTKAADILSFSPERFLFHEAGKLIASPIKGTSGRSNNPFEDEQLKNRLAACEKNRAENVMIVDLLRNDLGKIAQPGSVHVNRLCEVQSYNSVHHLVSTIEAQCLQSVLPFEIFLSCFPGGSITGAPKIESMRIIHEQESFARGIYCGSIGYFSRHGRFDTNIAIRTITAKKNILHLAAGGGIVIDSNCEDEYRECFLKIAAVINGIK, via the coding sequence TTGAGTCAATTTGTTTTACGTTCGTTGGAATACCCTGATTCATTACATGAGTATTATAGAAAACTGCATCATTTACCGGGGTTTGTACTTCTAGAAAGTACGGATCGTTCTCACGGACGTTATGATATTCTTAGTGCCTATCCCTATGAATTGATTCAAGTCGAGCATAATGTTTCTGATTTTTCTTCTGTAATAAAAAAAATAAATCAAATCTTAAGTCCGACGTCGTCTGTAACTTATCTTCCGTTCCAAGGTGGAGCTATCGGATATATTTCTTATGATTTCGGTGCTAAATTGTTTGGGATTGAGAGCAGGATGCAGCCAACATTAGAAGATATGCCTTTGGTAGATCTGGGTTTATATGATTGGGCAATTATTGTAGACCACCATCAAAAATCCGTGACCCTTCTTGCTGCAAACACCATGCAATCAACACCTGTGATTATTGAGGAAGTGCTTGAATTGTGGAATAGCATTTCTTTAAAATCATATGAGGCAGAACTAAAAACTGACTTTTTCCCTTTAATAAGCAAACAGGACTATGTCGAGGCGTTTTCCTCAGTGTATGAATTTTTAAAAGAAGGAAGAAGTTATCAAGTCAATTTAACCCAACCTTTTCATGCTCCTTATCAAGGGGATAGCTGGGCATTTTATGAAAAAATTTGCAAGAAAAACCCTGTTCCTTTTGCAGGCTTTTTGCGAACAAAAGCGGCCGATATATTAAGTTTTTCCCCGGAACGTTTTCTATTTCATGAAGCCGGTAAATTAATCGCATCTCCTATTAAGGGAACAAGCGGGCGCTCCAATAATCCCTTCGAAGATGAACAATTAAAGAATAGATTAGCTGCTTGTGAAAAAAACCGTGCTGAGAATGTCATGATTGTTGATTTATTAAGAAATGATTTAGGCAAGATTGCTCAACCGGGTTCAGTGCATGTGAACCGTTTGTGTGAGGTGCAAAGTTATAATTCCGTTCATCATTTGGTAAGCACGATTGAAGCACAATGTTTGCAGTCAGTTTTACCTTTTGAAATTTTTTTATCCTGCTTTCCAGGAGGGTCAATTACAGGCGCACCAAAAATTGAGTCAATGCGTATTATTCATGAGCAGGAATCTTTTGCACGAGGAATTTATTGCGGGTCTATAGGCTACTTTTCACGCCATGGGCGGTTTGATACAAATATTGCTATTCGTACCATTACTGCGAAAAAGAATATCCTGCACTTAGCTGCTGGTGGAGGAATAGTTATTGACTCGAACTGTGAAGATGAATATCGTGAATGTTTTCTTAAAATAGCAGCAGTTATAAATGGAATTAAATGA
- the pdhA gene encoding pyruvate dehydrogenase (acetyl-transferring) E1 component subunit alpha, with protein MSTVAQFDITYTQFLNEHGKLVGQLPAFAKDHSALKELYKIMVLTRTFDKKAIALQRTGKMGTYAPINGQEAISAAIGHAMRPEDVLIPYYRDYAAQFQRGVKMSEILAFWGGDERGSQYSCNSQDLPICVPIASQCLHATGVAFAFQYRKEQRVAVVCLGEGGTSEGDFYEAMNVAGTWNLPVVFVVNNNQWAISVPRNQQTGAKTIAQKAIAAGFEGIQVDGNDILATRQLIGDAIEKARRGEGPTLIEALSYRLSDHTTADDATRYQPCKEVENAKPKEPISRFKEFLMEQKIWNAQDEENLVIHCSEEVENAVNEYLSMKIQPVSSIFDYHYAELPEYLVEQRAIAMEEATNA; from the coding sequence ATGTCAACAGTTGCTCAATTTGATATTACATATACTCAATTTTTAAATGAACATGGAAAACTGGTCGGCCAACTTCCTGCTTTTGCCAAAGATCATTCCGCGCTGAAAGAACTCTATAAAATTATGGTTCTTACTCGCACCTTTGATAAAAAAGCTATTGCCTTACAAAGAACAGGTAAAATGGGAACTTATGCTCCGATCAATGGGCAAGAAGCAATTTCAGCAGCAATAGGCCATGCAATGCGCCCGGAAGACGTTTTGATACCCTATTACCGTGACTATGCCGCTCAATTTCAACGCGGCGTGAAAATGTCGGAAATTTTAGCCTTCTGGGGTGGCGATGAGCGTGGCAGTCAATATTCTTGTAATTCCCAAGATTTACCCATATGTGTGCCTATAGCCTCTCAATGTCTGCATGCAACAGGGGTTGCTTTTGCTTTCCAATATAGAAAGGAACAACGTGTAGCTGTAGTTTGTCTTGGTGAAGGTGGAACTTCCGAAGGTGACTTCTATGAAGCAATGAATGTTGCCGGTACTTGGAATTTACCTGTGGTATTCGTTGTGAATAATAATCAATGGGCTATTTCTGTTCCTAGAAACCAGCAAACCGGAGCTAAAACAATTGCGCAGAAAGCAATAGCTGCAGGTTTCGAAGGGATACAAGTAGACGGTAACGACATTTTGGCCACAAGGCAACTGATTGGCGATGCTATTGAAAAAGCACGACGTGGGGAAGGACCTACTTTGATTGAAGCTTTATCTTACCGCTTGTCCGATCATACAACAGCTGATGATGCGACTCGCTATCAACCATGCAAAGAAGTTGAAAATGCAAAACCCAAAGAACCCATATCACGATTTAAAGAATTTCTCATGGAACAAAAAATTTGGAATGCACAAGATGAAGAGAATCTGGTAATCCACTGTTCGGAAGAAGTTGAGAACGCAGTTAATGAATATCTGAGTATGAAAATCCAGCCTGTCAGCAGTATTTTTGATTATCATTATGCCGAATTACCCGAGTATTTAGTGGAACAACGTGCAATAGCTATGGAGGAAGCAACTAATGCCTGA
- a CDS encoding alpha-ketoacid dehydrogenase subunit beta has product MPDITLIEAVTQALAYELAHDENVVVFGEDVGKNGGVFRATAGLQERFGENRVFDTPLAESMIAGLAIGMSIQGLKPVAEFQFMGFIYPAMNQIISHAARMRNRTRGRLHCPLVFRAPFGGGIRAPEHHSESTEALFAHIPGLQVVIPSSPKRAYGLLLAALRNPDPVIFLEPKRIYRLVKQPVEDNGEALPIGKCFTLQQGEDVTLVSWGASIHETQQAAKQLGNEGISCEVIDVATIKPLDIETILASVEKTGRCVIVHEGAKTCGVGAEISALIMEHSMADLMAPVHRVTGYDTVMPYFQLEKQYIPSVARIKNSVMSIME; this is encoded by the coding sequence ATGCCTGATATCACTTTAATTGAGGCTGTCACTCAGGCTTTGGCTTATGAGTTAGCTCATGATGAAAATGTAGTGGTTTTTGGAGAGGATGTCGGGAAAAACGGAGGCGTATTCCGGGCCACAGCTGGATTACAAGAGCGTTTTGGGGAAAACAGAGTTTTTGATACTCCCCTGGCAGAATCGATGATTGCAGGATTAGCAATTGGCATGTCCATACAGGGACTAAAACCAGTCGCAGAATTCCAATTTATGGGATTTATTTATCCAGCCATGAACCAAATTATTTCACATGCTGCGCGCATGCGAAACAGAACACGTGGACGACTGCATTGCCCTCTCGTTTTCCGTGCCCCCTTTGGTGGAGGAATCCGCGCTCCAGAACATCATTCAGAGAGCACTGAAGCACTGTTTGCCCATATACCCGGATTACAGGTTGTAATCCCTTCCTCACCAAAACGGGCTTATGGATTGCTTTTAGCTGCATTACGTAATCCTGATCCAGTAATTTTTCTCGAGCCAAAAAGAATTTATCGTTTAGTTAAGCAACCTGTAGAAGATAATGGTGAAGCCCTGCCTATTGGTAAATGTTTTACTTTGCAACAAGGAGAGGACGTTACTTTAGTAAGCTGGGGAGCCAGTATTCATGAAACCCAACAGGCAGCCAAGCAATTAGGCAACGAAGGAATTTCTTGTGAGGTAATTGATGTTGCAACCATCAAACCCTTGGATATAGAAACAATTCTTGCCTCCGTAGAAAAAACTGGACGTTGCGTTATCGTCCATGAAGGGGCAAAAACCTGTGGCGTTGGCGCCGAAATTTCGGCACTGATTATGGAACATTCTATGGCTGATTTAATGGCTCCAGTCCACCGAGTAACTGGATATGATACGGTAATGCCTTATTTCCAATTAGAAAAACAATACATCCCCAGTGTTGCACGTATTAAAAACAGCGTAATGAGCATAATGGAGTAA